In Populus alba chromosome 1, ASM523922v2, whole genome shotgun sequence, a single window of DNA contains:
- the LOC118039060 gene encoding choline-phosphate cytidylyltransferase 1, giving the protein MEEDKAKKSSRTVEAAAEEEKERPVRVYADGIYDLFHFGHARSLEQAKKLFPNTYLVVGCCNDEMTHRYKGKTVMTDQERYESLRHCRWVDEVIPDAPWVITQEFLDKHRIDYVAHDSLPYADASGAGKDVYEFVKSVGRFKETKRTDGISTSDIIMRIVKDYNEYVMRNLARGYTRKDLGVSYVKEKRLRVNMGLKKLREKVKKQQEIVGEKIQVVAKTACVHRNEWVENADRLVAGFLEMFEERCHKMGTAIRERIQEKLTKRQLIGLTYDRYDGDSDEYYYDDDSGEEYSD; this is encoded by the exons atGGAGGAAGATAAGGCAAAGAAGAGCTCGAGGACAGTAGAGGCAGCAgcagaggaggagaaggagaggCCAGTTCGAGTATATGCAGACGGCATCTACGATCTCTTCCACTTTGGCCATGCCCGTTCTCTCGAGCAAGCCAAGAAACT GTTTCCGAATACGTATTTGGTGGTTGGATGCTGCAATGATGAGATGACTCACAGATATAAGGGTAAAACTGTGATGACTGATCAAGAACGCTACGAGTCTCTTCGCCATTGCAG GTGGGTTGACGAAGTTATCCCTGATGCGCCATGGGTTATCACACAAGAGTTTCTCGACAAGCATAGGATCGACTATGTGGCTCATGACTCTCTTCC TTATGCTGATGCAAGTGGGGCTGGAAAGGATGTCTATGAATTT GTCAAGTCTGTTGGGAGATTTAAGGAAACAAAACGGACTGATGGGATCTCCACTTCTGATATTATAATGAGGATTGTTAAAGATTATAATGAGTATGTGATGCGTAATTTGGCACGTGGATATACAAGAAAAGATTTGGGTGTCAGTTATGTGAAG GAGAAGCGGCTGAGAGTTAACATGGGGCTTAAAAAGTTGCGTGAGAAAGTGAAGAAACAGCAAGAGATAGTCGGGGAAAAG ATACAAGTAGTTGCTAAAACTGCCTGTGTGCATCGGAATGAGTGGGTGGAGAATGCTGATAGATTGGTTGCTGGATTTCTTGAAATGTTCGAAGAACGCTGTCATAAAATG GGAACAGCTATCAGAGAGCGAATTCAAGAGAAACTTACAAAGCGGCAGTTGATAGGTCTTACGTATGATAGATACGATGGTGATAGTGATGAGTACTACTACGATGATGACTCTGGAGAAGAATACAGTGACTAG
- the LOC118039062 gene encoding urease accessory protein D, whose product MERTGKVVVEKVGGKSTVTRCFSKYPLKFIVPSKAGPCKTDSVWIYSLTYGGGIVSGDSISCEFEIGDGCTTVFTTQASTKVYKSVGSKCSAQFLEVTVGSDALLAILPDPVTCFSTARYSQKQVFKVLLDSNLVIVDWFTSGRHESGEKWDFDLYKSTNNIFLDDNQPLFLDTVLLEQQNISPITERMRGYQVIAMIILLGPKLKHIQSEVQENVKRMMSEQLHIPFTGLSGCAQSNSRHFTKPSFIASCSVFGPKGIGVIVRVAAMTTESVYKFLQHQLVGMEPLIGVLPYR is encoded by the exons atggaaagAACAGGGAAGGTAGTAGTGGAAAAGGTAGGAGGGAAATCAACAGTGACAAGATGCTTCTCTAAGTATCCTCTCAAATTCATCGTTCCCTCTAAG GCGGGTCCTTGTAAAACTGATTCCGTTTGGATTTACTCCCTCACTTACGGCGGTGGCATCGTTTCT GGGGACTCTATATCATGTGAATTTGAAATTGGAGATGGATGCACCACTGTCTTCACAACTCAAGCTTCCACTAag GTCTACAAGTCTGTGGGATCCAAATGTTCTGCACAATTCCTGGAG GTAACAGTTGGCAGCGATGCTCTTTTGGCTATCCTTCCAGATCCAGTGACCTGTTTTTCAACTGCAAGATACTCTCAAAAACAAGTATTCAAAGTGCTTCTGGATTCCAATTTGGTAATTGTTGATTGGTTTACCAGTGGGCGTCATGAAAGCGGAGAGAAATGGGATTTTGATCTCTATAAGAGCACCAACAACATATTCTTGGATGATAATCAGCCCTTATTTCTAGATACT GTATTGTTGGAGCAACAAAACATTTCTCCTATCACTGAACGCATGAGGGGCTACCAAGTTATTGCAATGATCATACTCTTGGG gCCAAAGCTGAAGCATATTCAAAGTGAAGTTCAAGAAAATGTGAAAAGGATGATGTCTGAGCAATTGCACATTCCTTTCACTGGCTTAAGTGGCTGCGCACAATCAAATTCTAGGCATTTCACCAAACCATCATTTATTGCATCTTGCAGTGTCTTTGGTCCAAag GGAATAGGTGTTATTGTTAGAGTAGCTGCCATGACAACTGAATCTGTATACAAATTCTTACAGCATCAATTGGTTGGCATGGAGCCTCTGATTGGGGTGTTGCCCTATCGTTGA
- the LOC118039061 gene encoding UDP-N-acetylglucosamine diphosphorylase 1 produces MREPTETNNGSPPPPQALLERLKDYGQEDAFALWDELSTEERELLFKDIESLDLPRLDRIIRCSLRSQGLPVVAIEPVPENTVSTVEERTIEERERWWKMGLKAISDGKLAVLLLSGGQGTRLGSSDPKGCFNIGLPSGKSLFQLQAERILCVQRLAAQASSEGSGSSVSIHWYIMTSPFTDEATKYFFENHKYFGLEANQVTFFQQGTIPCVSKDGRFIMETPFKVAKAPDGNGGVYSALKYSKLLEDMASRGIKYVDCYGVDNALVRVADPAFLGYFIDKGVAAAAKVVRKAYPQEKVGVFVRRGKGGPLTVVEYSELDQSLASAINQQTGRLRFCWSNVCLHMFTLDFLNQVANGLEKDSIYHLAEKKIPSIHGGTMGLKLEQFIFDAFPYAPSTALFEVPREEEFAPVKNANGSNFDTPESARLLVLRLHTRWVVAAGGFVTHSVPLYATGVEVSPLCSYAGENLEAICRGRTFHAPCEITF; encoded by the exons ATGAGGGAACCAACTGAAACTAACAACGGATCTCCTCCACCTCCACAAGCGTTGCTCGAGAGGCTTAAAGATTATGGCCAGGAAGACGCTTTTGCCCTCTGGGACGAGCTCTCTACTGAAGAGCGAGAACTTCTCTTCAAGGACATCGAG AGCTTAGATCTTCCAAGGTTGGATCGGATAATTCGATGTTCGCTTCGATCTCAAG GGCTACCGGTGGTGGCAATTGAGCCGGTGCCGGAGAATACCGTGTCGACGGTAGAGGAGAGAACaatagaagaaagagagagatggtGGAAGATGGGATTGAAGGCAATCTCTGATGGCAAGTTGGCTGTTTTGCTATTATCTGGTGGCCAG GGGACAAGGCTTGGAAGTTCAGATCCAAAAGGATGTTTCA ataTTGGACTTCCATCTGGCAAGTCCCTTTTTCAACTTCAAGCTGAGAGAATTTTGTGCGTCCAAAGACTAGCAGCTCAAGCTTCAAGTGAAG GTTCTGGTAGTTCAGTTTCAATACATTGGTACATAATGACCAGCCCGTTCACTGATGAAgccacaaaatatttttttgaaaatcacaaGTACTTTGGCCTTGAAGCTAATCAG GTTACCTTCTTCCAGCAAGGCACCATACCTTGTGTTTCCAAGGATGGTAGATTTATCATGGAGACTCCATTCAAA gTAGCTAAAGCTCCGGATGGGAATGGAGGAGTATATTCAG CACtgaaatattcaaaattattagAAGATATggcctcaagagggatcaagtATGTGGACTGCTATGGAGTTGACAATGCactg GTTCGTGTAGCTGATCCAGCTTTTCTGGGATATTTCATTGATAAAGGTGTAGCGGCTGCTGCAAAAGTTGTCCGTAAG GCATACCCCCAAGAAAAGGTTGGTGTTTTTGTAAGGCGTGGTAAAGGTGGACCTCTCACTGTGGTTGAATACAGTGAGCTGGATCAGTCACTTGCTTCTGCAATCAACCAGCAAACTGGACGTCTTCGCTTTTGTTGGAGTAAT GTGTGCTTGCACATGTTTACTTTGGATTTTCTAAATCAAGTGGCAAATGGCCTCGAGAAAGACAGCAT TTACCATCTAGCTGAGAAAAAAATTCCTTCTATTCATGGTGGTACAATGGGATTGAAACTAGAGCAATTCATATTTGATGCATTCCCATATGCTCCTTCAACTGCTCTTTTTGAG GTACCACGGGAAGAAGAGTTTGCACCTGTAAAAAATGCCAATGGGTCAAATTTTGACACCCCCGAGAGTGCTCGGCTGCTTGTGCTTCGACTACATACTCGCTGGGTAGTTGCTGCAGGCGGCTTTGTAACACATTCAGTGCCTTTATATGCAACTG GTGTGGAGGTATCACCACTTTGCTCTTACGCTGGAGAAAATCTAGAAGCCATATGCCGGGGAAGAACATTTCATGCACCTTGTGAGATAACATTCTAG